The following proteins come from a genomic window of Acinetobacter sp. SAAs474:
- the glmU gene encoding bifunctional UDP-N-acetylglucosamine diphosphorylase/glucosamine-1-phosphate N-acetyltransferase GlmU → MSTSVIILAAGKGTRMRSNLPKVLQPLAGRSLLSHVIGTAKKLNADHIITVFGHGGALVKSAFQHENIQWVEQTEQLGTGHAVQVTLPVLPQEGMSLILSGDVPCIRTETLNTLLEMSRQTGIGLVTLTLADATGYGRIVRHNNQIQAIVEHKDASEEQRQIQEINTGIYCVSNAKLHQWLPKLSNHNAQGEYYLTDIVAMAIADGLEVASVQPQAAFEVEGVNDRRQLAALEREFQQFQAQQLMQQGVHIIDPTRFDLRGSLSAGKDVCIDINVIIEGDCHFGDNVQIGAGCVIKNSHIAANTQVQPYSIFDQAIVGEDTRIGPFARLRPGTELADQVHIGNFVEVKNSRIGTASKANHFTYLGDTEIGFASNIGAGTITCNYDGANKFKTIIGDHAFIGSNSSLVAPVQIGDGATVAAGSTITQDVDANSLAIERSQQFVKANYQRPQKMEK, encoded by the coding sequence ATGTCAACCTCTGTGATTATTCTCGCTGCAGGTAAAGGAACACGAATGCGTTCTAATTTACCTAAAGTCTTACAACCACTTGCGGGACGTTCTTTACTCAGCCATGTGATCGGGACAGCGAAAAAACTCAATGCAGACCATATCATTACCGTTTTTGGCCATGGCGGTGCATTGGTAAAAAGTGCTTTTCAGCATGAAAATATTCAATGGGTTGAACAAACAGAGCAACTTGGCACAGGGCACGCTGTACAAGTAACGCTTCCGGTATTACCTCAAGAAGGGATGTCATTGATTCTCTCTGGCGATGTACCTTGTATCCGCACTGAAACACTCAATACCTTATTAGAGATGTCTCGTCAGACAGGAATTGGCTTGGTGACCCTGACCTTAGCCGATGCAACCGGTTATGGCCGTATTGTACGTCACAATAACCAAATTCAGGCCATTGTTGAACATAAAGACGCCTCAGAGGAGCAGCGTCAAATTCAAGAAATCAATACCGGTATTTACTGTGTCAGCAATGCCAAATTACATCAATGGTTACCCAAACTCAGCAATCATAATGCACAAGGTGAGTACTATTTAACAGATATCGTGGCTATGGCGATTGCCGATGGTTTAGAGGTTGCATCTGTACAACCACAAGCAGCCTTTGAGGTTGAAGGAGTCAATGATCGTCGCCAACTGGCAGCTTTAGAGCGTGAATTCCAACAATTTCAGGCACAGCAGTTAATGCAACAAGGCGTACATATTATTGACCCAACACGCTTTGATTTACGCGGCTCTTTATCCGCAGGTAAAGATGTCTGTATTGATATTAATGTCATTATTGAAGGCGATTGTCACTTCGGTGACAATGTCCAGATTGGCGCAGGCTGTGTGATTAAAAATAGTCATATTGCAGCAAATACCCAAGTACAGCCTTATAGTATTTTTGATCAGGCCATCGTCGGGGAAGATACCCGTATTGGACCATTTGCACGCCTAAGACCAGGTACAGAACTTGCTGACCAAGTTCATATTGGTAACTTTGTTGAAGTAAAAAACTCACGTATTGGCACCGCATCGAAAGCCAATCATTTTACCTATCTGGGTGATACGGAGATTGGTTTTGCATCCAATATTGGTGCAGGAACCATTACCTGCAATTATGATGGCGCCAATAAGTTTAAGACCATTATTGGTGATCATGCATTTATTGGATCAAATAGCTCTCTGGTTGCACCAGTACAGATTGGGGATGGTGCAACTGTCGCAGCCGGTTCAACCATTACGCAAGATGTTGACGCAAATAGCTTAGCGATTGAGCGTTCTCAGCAGTTTGTCAAAGCAAATTATCAACGTCCACAGAAAATGGAAAAATAA
- a CDS encoding phosphatidylglycerophosphatase A, with protein sequence MSWFNRFIVFCGVGFGSGLAPKAPGTFGSAFALLFVPIWLAFGFYYTLIAIVIMSIIGIYICGQTAKIMGVHDDGRIVWDEFAGQSITFLPLIYIGQMSWLWVLVSFALFRLFDVWKPWPIRVIDRQVAGGFGIMFDDIIAGIWAAICIIIYLNISMA encoded by the coding sequence ATGTCTTGGTTCAACCGATTCATCGTTTTTTGCGGTGTCGGTTTTGGTTCCGGACTTGCACCGAAAGCACCTGGTACTTTCGGTTCAGCATTTGCCTTACTCTTTGTACCAATTTGGCTGGCATTTGGTTTTTACTATACACTGATTGCGATTGTGATCATGTCAATCATCGGGATTTATATTTGTGGTCAAACAGCCAAAATCATGGGGGTACATGATGATGGACGTATTGTTTGGGATGAATTTGCTGGACAATCGATCACTTTCTTACCACTGATTTATATCGGACAAATGAGCTGGCTCTGGGTGCTGGTCAGTTTTGCTTTATTTAGACTTTTTGATGTCTGGAAACCATGGCCGATTCGTGTCATTGATCGTCAAGTAGCTGGGGGATTCGGCATTATGTTTGACGATATTATTGCAGGAATTTGGGCCGCAATTTGTATTATTATATACCTCAACATTTCAATGGCTTAA
- the thiL gene encoding thiamine-phosphate kinase, with product MAEFSIIDRYFNRQKYHSVDLGVGDDSALLTPPVQQQLVICTDTLVSGRHFPVDTDPHAVGWKSVAVNLSDIAAMGAKPHSILLALSLPDIDHTWLQKFSQGLYDCCDRFGVSLIGGDTTQSPHLTISITALGWVDIGQAVTRSGAQVGDYICVSGHIGDAAFALHHLQHPLRKRLDYPTPRCALGDRLKNFAHSMIDISDGLAQDLGHILTASKVGAIINLEHLPINPALATLTQQQQWQYALTGGDDYELCFTLSPERYRELLQQPLDVNITKIGQITNGSELILLHHHIQQNTQFQGYQHFA from the coding sequence ATGGCTGAGTTTTCAATAATTGATCGTTACTTTAATCGCCAGAAATATCATTCTGTCGATTTAGGTGTTGGTGATGACTCAGCCTTGCTCACCCCTCCGGTACAGCAACAGTTGGTGATTTGTACTGACACCTTAGTCTCTGGACGCCATTTTCCTGTCGATACAGATCCACATGCAGTCGGCTGGAAATCCGTTGCTGTGAATCTATCCGATATTGCCGCGATGGGTGCCAAACCACACAGTATACTGCTGGCTTTAAGCTTGCCAGATATTGATCATACTTGGCTTCAGAAATTTAGTCAGGGGCTTTATGATTGCTGTGATCGGTTTGGTGTAAGCTTAATTGGCGGTGATACCACACAAAGTCCACATTTAACCATCTCCATTACCGCATTAGGTTGGGTTGATATTGGTCAGGCAGTCACACGTTCAGGTGCACAAGTCGGTGACTATATCTGTGTCAGCGGCCATATCGGTGATGCCGCATTTGCATTACATCATTTACAACACCCCTTAAGAAAGCGACTCGACTATCCAACGCCACGCTGTGCTTTAGGTGATCGTTTAAAAAACTTTGCCCATAGCATGATTGATATATCAGATGGTTTAGCACAAGATTTGGGTCATATTTTAACGGCATCTAAAGTAGGTGCTATCATCAATCTTGAGCATTTGCCCATTAATCCTGCATTAGCCACACTGACACAACAACAACAATGGCAATATGCACTGACGGGTGGCGATGATTATGAATTATGTTTTACCCTCTCTCCTGAACGTTATCGGGAATTATTACAACAACCGCTCGACGTAAATATCACTAAAATCGGACAAATCACCAACGGTTCTGAATTAATTTTGCTGCATCATCATATCCAACAAAATACCCAATTTCAGGGATACCAACACTTTGCATAA
- the nusB gene encoding transcription antitermination factor NusB — protein sequence MSQTLQAAYAAKRKARRFAVQGIYEWQMSRNPVHEIEARTRVDNAMHKVDLSYYHELLTQVVANHTALDALLVPVLDREINALDGVELATLRLGAYELQGHLEIPYRVVLDEAIELAKHFGGADSHKYINGVLDRLATTLRAAEKQQSN from the coding sequence ATGTCGCAAACACTTCAAGCCGCTTATGCAGCAAAACGTAAAGCACGTCGCTTTGCTGTACAAGGGATTTATGAATGGCAAATGAGTCGCAATCCGGTGCATGAAATTGAAGCACGTACTCGTGTCGATAATGCTATGCATAAAGTAGATCTCAGCTATTATCATGAACTATTGACTCAAGTGGTTGCCAATCACACAGCATTGGATGCGCTTTTGGTGCCTGTACTAGATCGCGAAATTAATGCCCTTGATGGCGTTGAACTCGCAACACTTCGTCTAGGTGCCTATGAATTACAAGGACATCTTGAAATTCCATATCGTGTTGTTTTAGATGAAGCAATTGAGCTTGCTAAGCATTTTGGTGGTGCAGACAGCCATAAATACATCAATGGTGTATTGGACCGTTTAGCCACTACCCTACGTGCAGCAGAAAAACAGCAATCCAACTAG
- the ribE gene encoding 6,7-dimethyl-8-ribityllumazine synthase, which produces MAIRRIEGMLHLASEGRYAILVGRFNSFVVEHLLDGAIDTLQRHGVSDDNITVVHAPGAWELPVVAKKLAASGRFDAVIALGAVIRGSTPHFDFVAGECAKGLGVVGLDTGLPVINGVLTTDSIEQAIERSGTKAGNKGSEAALTAIEMVNLLKAI; this is translated from the coding sequence ATGGCAATTCGCCGTATTGAAGGTATGTTACATCTCGCGAGCGAAGGCCGTTACGCGATTTTAGTTGGTCGTTTTAATAGCTTTGTGGTCGAACATTTATTAGATGGTGCAATTGATACGTTGCAACGTCATGGTGTATCAGACGATAATATCACTGTTGTTCATGCACCAGGTGCTTGGGAACTTCCAGTGGTTGCCAAAAAATTAGCAGCTTCAGGACGTTTCGATGCTGTTATTGCGCTAGGCGCAGTCATCCGCGGTAGCACGCCTCATTTTGACTTTGTTGCAGGTGAATGTGCCAAAGGTTTAGGTGTGGTTGGTTTGGATACAGGTCTACCTGTAATTAATGGTGTATTGACTACGGACAGTATTGAACAGGCGATTGAACGCTCGGGTACAAAAGCAGGAAATAAAGGTAGTGAAGCTGCCTTGACTGCAATTGAAATGGTTAACTTGTTAAAGGCTATTTAA
- the ribBA gene encoding bifunctional 3,4-dihydroxy-2-butanone-4-phosphate synthase/GTP cyclohydrolase II — protein MPLNTVEELVADIRAGKMVILMDDEDRENEGDLVIAATHIRPEDINFMITHARGLVCLTLSKERCQQLNLPLMVDANGAQHGTNFTLSIEAAQGITTGISAAERAHTIQTAVAAHAKASDIVQPGHIFPLMAQPGGVLHRAGHTEAGCDLARLAGLEPAAVICEIIKEDGTMARRADLEMFAEKHDLKIGTIADLIHYRMTNEQTVERVDHQQLDTEYGTFDLFRYREIGNPDIHLALVKGEPASGVTTVRVHGFNPARDLLKLNKHDGEAAWNLDKALKTIAHSERGVLVWIGQRHLQDLGPALDTLKAPKNVKSNAALSQHYQTIGVGAQILRDLGVEKMKLLSSPLRFNALSGFNLEVVEYITADQISEK, from the coding sequence ATGCCGCTCAATACCGTTGAAGAGCTTGTAGCTGATATCCGTGCAGGAAAAATGGTCATTTTAATGGATGACGAAGACCGTGAAAATGAAGGCGATTTAGTAATTGCTGCTACACATATTCGCCCTGAAGACATTAACTTTATGATCACCCATGCACGGGGTCTGGTTTGCCTTACGCTCAGCAAAGAGCGTTGCCAACAATTAAATTTACCTTTAATGGTTGATGCCAATGGTGCACAGCATGGGACCAACTTCACCTTATCTATTGAAGCCGCTCAAGGAATTACCACAGGTATTTCAGCTGCTGAACGTGCACATACTATTCAAACTGCTGTTGCAGCACATGCCAAAGCCAGCGATATTGTACAGCCCGGACATATTTTCCCACTTATGGCACAGCCTGGTGGCGTTTTACACCGTGCAGGACACACTGAAGCGGGTTGTGATTTAGCACGCTTAGCAGGTTTAGAACCGGCTGCGGTTATCTGCGAAATTATTAAAGAAGACGGGACCATGGCTCGTCGTGCAGATTTGGAAATGTTTGCAGAAAAACATGATTTAAAAATCGGTACGATTGCAGATCTCATTCATTACCGTATGACCAATGAACAAACGGTAGAGCGTGTCGATCATCAACAGCTTGATACTGAATATGGTACCTTTGATCTGTTCCGTTATCGTGAAATTGGTAATCCAGACATTCATCTAGCACTGGTCAAAGGTGAACCGGCAAGTGGTGTAACCACAGTGCGTGTACATGGCTTTAATCCGGCACGTGATTTATTAAAGTTAAATAAACATGACGGTGAAGCGGCATGGAATCTAGATAAAGCGCTGAAAACGATTGCCCATAGCGAACGTGGCGTTTTGGTCTGGATTGGCCAAAGACATTTACAAGATTTAGGACCTGCTTTAGATACCTTAAAAGCACCAAAAAATGTAAAATCAAATGCAGCGCTGTCGCAGCACTATCAAACCATTGGCGTGGGTGCACAAATTTTACGCGATTTAGGCGTGGAAAAAATGAAATTACTCAGTTCTCCTTTACGCTTTAATGCATTATCAGGTTTTAACTTAGAAGTAGTAGAATACATTACTGCAGATCAAATATCAGAGAAATAA
- the mhpT gene encoding 3-(3-hydroxy-phenyl)propionate transporter MhpT: protein MDRNSHQSDKKHAVITVAICFLIAVIEGLDIQAAGIAAAGIREHFGLDSSQLGVFFSAGILGLLPGALIGGRVADRIGRKKVLIWSTATFAIFTLCTVWVNSFGSLLAVRFLAGAGLGAAMPILITLASEAVKPENRGRAVGLMYCGMPVGAAILSLVASTDFGSNWKNIFYLGGLLPVIVIPVMMLFLPESKEFLSTQSKAATKDAPLQASFKDLFNSQNIWRTLFIWVSYFFTLMVVYIMLSWLPSLFMELGFSRKEGSTAQFYFMLSATVGTVILGMLTDRWKKAYVILLMYGGIVAGLFALNGASSLTQMYLASALVGAFVIGCQGVLYAFGSIVYPTELRGTGVGIASAVGRIGAMLGPAIAGQLLAAGFGAAGVISAAIPCIIISAIFMLLLVRKLQK, encoded by the coding sequence ATGGATAGAAACAGTCATCAATCTGATAAAAAGCATGCGGTAATTACGGTTGCAATATGCTTTCTGATCGCCGTCATTGAAGGGCTAGATATTCAAGCAGCAGGGATTGCTGCGGCAGGTATTCGTGAACATTTCGGTTTAGATAGTTCTCAACTCGGTGTATTTTTTAGTGCTGGAATTTTAGGTTTATTACCGGGTGCATTGATCGGTGGTCGTGTTGCAGATCGTATTGGCCGAAAAAAGGTGTTGATCTGGTCGACAGCCACCTTTGCTATTTTTACCTTGTGTACAGTATGGGTCAATAGTTTTGGCTCATTATTGGCTGTACGCTTTTTAGCTGGTGCGGGTCTAGGCGCAGCTATGCCAATTCTCATCACCCTAGCATCAGAAGCAGTAAAACCTGAAAATAGAGGTCGTGCTGTTGGTTTGATGTATTGCGGTATGCCGGTTGGTGCAGCAATTTTATCTTTAGTGGCGAGTACTGATTTTGGCTCAAACTGGAAAAATATTTTTTATCTCGGTGGTTTATTACCTGTGATTGTTATTCCAGTGATGATGTTGTTTTTACCAGAATCAAAAGAGTTCTTAAGTACACAAAGTAAAGCAGCGACGAAAGATGCACCGTTACAAGCTTCATTTAAAGATTTATTTAATTCACAGAATATCTGGCGTACGCTATTTATCTGGGTAAGTTATTTCTTTACCTTGATGGTGGTTTACATCATGTTAAGCTGGTTACCTTCACTCTTTATGGAACTTGGTTTCTCTCGTAAAGAAGGCAGTACAGCACAGTTCTACTTTATGCTCAGTGCAACAGTTGGAACCGTTATTTTGGGTATGTTGACTGATCGCTGGAAAAAAGCCTATGTGATTTTGTTGATGTATGGCGGTATTGTTGCAGGACTGTTTGCTTTAAATGGTGCAAGTTCATTAACACAAATGTATTTAGCATCTGCATTGGTGGGTGCTTTTGTGATCGGTTGTCAAGGGGTATTGTATGCCTTTGGTAGTATCGTTTATCCAACTGAATTACGTGGTACAGGGGTGGGGATTGCATCTGCTGTAGGCCGTATCGGGGCGATGCTTGGCCCTGCGATTGCAGGACAGTTACTTGCTGCAGGTTTTGGTGCTGCAGGCGTAATTTCAGCAGCCATTCCATGTATTATTATCTCAGCGATCTTTATGTTGCTGTTGGTTCGTAAACTACAAAAATAA
- the pncA gene encoding bifunctional nicotinamidase/pyrazinamidase encodes MQQNTALIVVDVQNGFTPGGQLAVAGADQIIPDINQLAQYFNHIVLTQDWHPEDHISFADNHPDKQPFEHIELAYGTQVLWPKHCVQGSHDAALHPALNLPTAQLIIRKGYHQNIDSYSAFLEADQSTTTGLDAYLKAKAIDTVFIVGIATDFCVAWSAIDACQLGFKTFVIADACKAIDLNTSLQHAWQNMLAHGVQRVYLKDIPHLLAQQD; translated from the coding sequence ATGCAGCAGAATACAGCATTAATTGTTGTTGATGTACAAAATGGCTTTACTCCAGGTGGTCAACTGGCCGTTGCAGGTGCAGATCAAATTATTCCAGATATTAATCAATTGGCACAATATTTTAACCATATTGTGCTCACACAAGACTGGCATCCTGAAGATCATATTTCATTTGCAGATAACCATCCCGATAAGCAGCCATTTGAGCATATTGAGCTAGCTTATGGTACTCAAGTATTATGGCCGAAACATTGTGTACAAGGCTCACATGATGCAGCCTTACACCCTGCATTGAATTTACCGACAGCACAGTTGATTATTCGTAAAGGCTATCATCAAAATATTGACAGTTATTCGGCATTTCTCGAAGCTGATCAATCGACAACAACAGGTTTAGATGCTTATCTTAAAGCAAAAGCCATCGATACGGTTTTTATTGTTGGTATTGCGACAGATTTTTGTGTGGCATGGAGTGCAATTGATGCCTGCCAACTCGGTTTTAAAACTTTTGTCATTGCAGATGCCTGTAAGGCAATCGATTTAAATACATCTTTGCAACATGCATGGCAAAACATGTTGGCACATGGTGTTCAGCGCGTTTATCTTAAAGATATTCCACATCTATTGGCACAACAAGATTAA
- a CDS encoding bile acid:sodium symporter family protein, which yields MPVLFKFSQFIQKTFAIWVIVFAALALWQPTVFIGLKSYIIWMLGLIMLGMGMTMTLHDFKSVIEHPKAVCLGVVAQFVLMPGLAFILCKLFHLPAEIAIGVILVGCCPGGTASNVITYMAQGNTALSVACTSVSTLLAPIFTPIIFYFLASQWIEIDAWAMLQSILQVVLLPIVLGLILRTVFQKHVAHYIPIMPLVSVIAIVAIVAAIIAGSRTQIFESGLLILAVVILHNGLGLLLGYWISRYCGLKEIDCRAISIEVGMQNSGLGVALAAVHFALSPMTAVPSAIFSLWHNISGATLASYWASRSPQKPE from the coding sequence ATGCCAGTTCTTTTTAAATTTTCACAATTTATTCAAAAAACCTTTGCAATTTGGGTGATTGTATTTGCAGCGCTGGCACTGTGGCAGCCAACTGTATTTATTGGATTAAAATCTTATATTATCTGGATGCTTGGTCTGATTATGTTGGGAATGGGTATGACCATGACCTTACATGATTTTAAAAGTGTAATTGAACATCCCAAAGCTGTATGTTTAGGTGTCGTTGCACAATTTGTACTGATGCCAGGTTTGGCATTTATTTTATGTAAATTATTTCATTTACCTGCAGAAATTGCTATTGGTGTCATTCTTGTGGGCTGTTGTCCCGGCGGAACAGCATCGAACGTTATTACCTATATGGCCCAAGGCAATACAGCATTGTCTGTCGCTTGTACATCAGTATCGACGTTATTGGCACCCATTTTTACTCCCATCATCTTTTACTTTTTGGCCAGTCAATGGATTGAAATTGATGCTTGGGCAATGTTGCAGTCTATTTTACAAGTGGTGTTATTGCCAATTGTATTGGGGTTGATTTTAAGAACCGTATTTCAAAAGCATGTAGCGCATTATATTCCCATAATGCCGTTAGTTTCGGTGATTGCCATTGTTGCCATTGTGGCCGCGATTATTGCGGGTAGTCGGACACAAATTTTTGAATCAGGTTTACTGATTTTAGCCGTTGTCATCTTGCATAATGGCTTGGGTTTGCTACTCGGTTATTGGATCAGCCGTTATTGTGGTCTAAAAGAAATAGATTGCAGAGCAATTTCGATTGAAGTTGGGATGCAAAATTCAGGTTTAGGTGTTGCATTGGCTGCAGTACATTTTGCCCTGTCGCCAATGACTGCGGTACCGAGTGCAATTTTTAGCTTATGGCATAATATCTCAGGCGCAACTTTGGCCAGTTATTGGGCCAGTCGATCGCCACAGAAACCAGAGTAA
- a CDS encoding AI-2E family transporter: MQLLNDKNSLIASYLLIFIFLAVLIPLHLTVSFFSGFLVFSIIHSLSKSSEKYIDGRYARLTFSIVISLIIIGLIVLGIARLISFIHYDLQGARLDQLNTEIDILLQQVQAEIIKYYPNFNPYTTMSLKDQLFAYIKENLGMLRHTGTNILHSFASMIIAMIIGIMVSLHQVQPKMHIPAFKVALIARIQNLATAFQNVVFAQVKISLINTILFIIFAHIILPICGFHLPFVKTLTILTFIFGLIPIIGNLITNTLITVAALTISVSLAIVSLAYLIIIHKLEYFINARIIGTKINASAWEVLLAMLIFEAIFGITGLIVAPIYYAYLKLELKQQNMI, translated from the coding sequence ATGCAGTTACTCAATGATAAAAACAGCTTAATTGCCAGTTATTTATTAATTTTTATTTTTCTTGCAGTTCTTATTCCATTACATTTAACGGTAAGCTTTTTTTCAGGCTTTTTAGTATTTTCAATTATTCATAGCTTAAGTAAATCGAGTGAAAAGTATATTGATGGCCGGTATGCCCGTCTCACCTTTAGCATTGTGATTAGTTTGATCATTATTGGTTTAATTGTGCTCGGGATTGCTCGTCTGATTAGTTTTATTCATTATGATTTACAAGGTGCTCGGCTAGACCAATTGAATACAGAAATAGATATTCTACTACAACAAGTACAAGCAGAAATTATTAAGTATTATCCGAACTTTAATCCTTATACCACGATGAGTTTAAAAGATCAGTTATTTGCCTATATCAAAGAAAATTTAGGCATGCTGAGACATACCGGTACCAATATACTGCATAGCTTTGCAAGTATGATTATCGCAATGATCATTGGTATAATGGTGTCATTACATCAAGTTCAACCAAAAATGCATATTCCTGCATTTAAAGTCGCGTTAATTGCAAGAATTCAAAACTTAGCCACGGCTTTTCAGAATGTTGTTTTTGCACAAGTTAAGATCTCCCTGATTAATACGATCTTATTTATTATTTTCGCTCATATCATTTTACCTATTTGTGGCTTTCACCTGCCATTTGTCAAAACACTCACTATTTTAACGTTCATCTTTGGCTTAATTCCAATTATTGGTAATCTCATTACCAACACATTGATTACTGTTGCTGCACTGACGATTTCAGTCAGTCTTGCCATTGTTTCATTGGCATATCTGATTATTATTCATAAATTAGAATATTTTATTAATGCCAGAATTATTGGTACAAAAATTAATGCTTCCGCTTGGGAGGTTTTATTAGCGATGCTTATTTTTGAAGCGATCTTTGGAATTACCGGATTAATTGTGGCGCCTATTTACTATGCCTACCTTAAACTTGAACTCAAACAACAAAACATGATTTAA
- the serB gene encoding phosphoserine phosphatase SerB, with product MREIILISFLGPDQPNQFTRLMQVLSAHSLQILDVGQAVIHNQLTLGIVVSSDDQTATALAMKEILILAHEIGLTVRFKPISAAVYEQWVQEGGATRYIITALAPELKASHLQAVTKIVSGQGFNIETVTRLSGRLTLADDPTGPKRACVQFGLSGQMLDAIAMRAACLSLSNELNIDVAVQEDNAYRRNRRLVCFDMDSTLIEQEVIDELAIEAGVGEQVAEITERAMQGELDFQQSFRARVALLKGMDAAVLPKIAQRLTITEGAERLISTLKSLGYRTAILSGGFQYFAEHLQKKLGIDEVHANLLDVQDGIVTGEVKGHIVDGARKAFLLGQIATEMGISLEQTIAVGDGANDLPMLSIAGLGVAFRAKPLVRQNANQAISSVGLDGILYLLGVHDKDLGRA from the coding sequence ATGCGAGAAATCATTCTTATATCATTTTTGGGACCTGACCAACCTAATCAGTTTACTCGATTAATGCAGGTATTGTCCGCCCATTCTTTACAAATTTTAGATGTAGGTCAGGCAGTCATACATAATCAATTGACTTTAGGCATAGTTGTATCTTCCGATGACCAAACGGCAACAGCTTTAGCCATGAAGGAAATTTTGATTCTAGCACATGAAATTGGATTAACAGTTCGTTTTAAACCAATATCTGCTGCAGTTTATGAACAATGGGTACAAGAGGGAGGGGCAACACGTTATATTATCACGGCTTTAGCGCCAGAATTAAAAGCCTCTCACTTACAAGCAGTGACAAAAATTGTCTCCGGTCAAGGTTTTAATATTGAAACAGTGACACGTTTGTCAGGTCGCCTTACCTTAGCCGATGATCCTACAGGGCCTAAACGCGCCTGTGTACAATTTGGTTTAAGTGGTCAAATGCTTGATGCCATTGCCATGCGTGCAGCATGTTTAAGCTTGTCAAATGAATTAAATATTGATGTCGCTGTGCAAGAAGACAATGCTTATCGACGTAATCGCCGTTTGGTCTGTTTTGATATGGATTCAACGCTGATCGAGCAAGAGGTGATTGATGAACTGGCGATCGAAGCCGGTGTCGGGGAGCAGGTCGCTGAAATTACCGAACGTGCCATGCAGGGTGAACTTGATTTTCAGCAAAGTTTTCGTGCTCGTGTTGCTTTGTTAAAAGGTATGGATGCGGCAGTATTGCCAAAAATTGCACAACGCCTCACGATTACAGAAGGTGCTGAACGATTAATTTCAACTTTAAAATCATTGGGCTATCGTACTGCTATTTTATCGGGTGGATTTCAGTACTTTGCTGAACATTTACAAAAGAAATTAGGGATTGATGAAGTTCATGCCAATCTGCTGGATGTACAAGATGGTATCGTCACAGGTGAAGTAAAAGGCCATATTGTTGACGGTGCACGTAAGGCATTCTTATTGGGCCAAATTGCCACAGAGATGGGAATTTCTCTCGAACAAACTATCGCAGTAGGTGATGGTGCCAATGATTTACCGATGTTATCGATTGCAGGACTGGGTGTTGCATTTAGAGCCAAACCATTGGTTCGACAAAATGCGAATCAGGCCATTTCGAGTGTTGGTTTAGATGGTATTTTATATTTACTTGGCGTACATGATAAAGACTTAGGGCGTGCTTAA
- the aciT gene encoding AciT family ciprofloxacin tolerance protein: MTTASLASIIGLSLLAVALIVILFSPYRRWLSFMFAGMLFWGVLEALRYAIQRVFEWSVTSSYLLAIFIAMILMTALLLREDRKARQATAKRRYIEHTPVYEDDQQQYSSR; the protein is encoded by the coding sequence ATGACCACAGCAAGTTTGGCAAGTATTATAGGCTTAAGCTTATTGGCAGTTGCTTTGATTGTAATTTTGTTTTCACCTTATCGCCGTTGGTTAAGTTTTATGTTTGCAGGTATGCTGTTTTGGGGTGTACTTGAAGCGTTGCGTTATGCAATACAACGTGTATTTGAGTGGTCTGTTACATCAAGTTATTTGCTGGCAATTTTTATTGCGATGATTTTAATGACAGCTTTATTGTTAAGAGAGGATCGTAAAGCACGTCAAGCAACTGCAAAGCGTCGTTATATTGAACATACACCTGTATATGAGGATGATCAGCAGCAATATTCTAGTCGCTAA